Proteins co-encoded in one Cataglyphis hispanica isolate Lineage 1 chromosome 4, ULB_Chis1_1.0, whole genome shotgun sequence genomic window:
- the LOC126849057 gene encoding spectrin alpha chain isoform X1, translated as MDQITPKEVKILENPEDIQERREQVLGRYANFKAEARNKRDKLEDSRRFQYFKRDADELEGWIYEKLQAASDESYKDPTNLQAKIQKHQAFEAEVAAHSNAIVLLDNTGSEMIAQHHFASDVIRKRLEELHRLWELLLSRLADKGLKLQQALVLVQFIRHCDEVMFWIHDKEAFVTTDEFGHDLEHVEVLQRKFDEFQKDMASQEYRVTEVNELADKLLLDGHPERDTILRRKEELNESWQRLKQLATLRQEKLFGAHEIQRFNRDADETMAWIAEKDVVLSSDDFGRDLASVQTLQRKHEGIERDLAALEDKVYTLGAEADRLAAIHEADHSKQIQAKRAEILQSWESLTAKAKERRLKLNESYYLHRFLADYRDLVSWMNDMRAIISADELAKDVAGAEALVDRHQEHKGEIDARADSFDATTLAGNKLLEKKHYAAEEVARKLNSLAEDKSSLLSLWEKRRILYEQCVDLQLFYRDTEQADAWMAKQEAFLANEDLGDSLDSVEALIKKHEDFDKSLAAQEEKIKVLDDFAGKLIEGEHYAADDVAQRRQLLLERRAILLEKSAQRRRRLEDAYKLQQFERDCDETKGWVNEKLKFATDDSYLDPTNLNGKVQKHQNFEQELNANKTRMEEMVATGQELIESGHYASDRIRTRTDEIVTLWESLARATEKKGAKLQEASQQQQFNRTVEDIELWLSEVEGQLMSEDYGKDLTSVQNLQKKHALLEADVASHADRIDSIAQAAEQFVKSGHFDADNIKAKQEQLQARYNALQRPMSLRKQRLLDSLQVQQLFRDIEDEEAWIREKEPVAASTNRGRDLIGVQNLQKKHQAVLAEINNHEPRVAAVCQAGSTMLQEGHFAAEEINQRLAALDEHWGQLKDKARQRKNDLDDSLQAHQYFADANEAESWMKEKRPIVMNNDYGKDEDSSEALLKKHEALVSDLEAFASTIAALKDQAAACRQQETPTIDITGKECVVALYDYTEKSPREVSMKKGDTLTLLNSNNKDWWKVEVNDRQGFVPAAYVKRVEPEAGLSASQQNLAREQSSIAARQAQIEAQYDDLLRLARERQNKLNETAKAYVLVREAAELATWIKDKENHAQVQDVGEDLEQVEVMQKKFDDFQADLKANEVRLAEMNEIAVQLMSLGQTEAALKIQTQIQDLNEKWTSLQTLTAERANQLGSAHEVQRFHRDVDETKDWIREKDAALNNDDLGKDLRSVQALQRKHEGLERDLAALGDKIKQLDETANRLMQSHPETAEQTYAKQKEINEEWTQLTAKANSRKEKLLDSYDLQRFLSDYRDLMAWINSMMGLVASEELASDVTGAEALLERHQNHRAEIDARYGILPEEHRMEIDARAGTFQAFELFGQQLLQSSHYASVEILEKLESMAEARQELEKAWIQRRMQLDQNLELQLFCRDCEQAENWMSAREAFLSSADAVDSSDNVEALIKKHEDFDKAINAHEEKIATLQTLADQLIAAEHYAAKPIDERRCQVLDRWRHLKDALIEKRSKLGESQTLQQFSRDADEMENWIAEKLQLATEENYKDPANIQSKHQKHQAFEAELAANADRIQSVLAMGGNLIEKHQCAGSEDAVQKRLASIADQWEYLTQKTTEKSMKLKEANKQRTYIAAVKDLDFWLGEVESLLTSEDAGKDLASVQNLMKKHQLVEADIQAHEERIKDMNAQADSLIESGQFDAAGIQEKRQSINERYERIRNLAAHRQARLNEANTLHQFFRDIADEESWIKEKKLLVGSDDYGRDLTGVQNLKKKHKRLEAELGSHEPAIQAVQEAGEKLMDVSNLGVPEIEQRLKLLNQAWAELKQLAATRGQKLDESLTYQQFLAKVEEEEAWITEKQQLLSVEDYGDTMAAVQGLLKKHDAFETDFAAHGERCKDICEAGEALIKAGNHRADAIGQRCAQLRNKLEQLGALAARRKTRLNDNSAYLQFMWKADVVESWIADKETHVRSEEFGRDLSTVQTLLTKQETFDAGLHAFEHEGIQNITSLKEMLVDSGHDQTPSIQKRHADVITRWQKLLADSDARKQRLLRMQDQFRQIEELYLTFAKKASAFNSWFENAEEDLTDPVRCNSIEEIRALREAHAQFQASLSSAEADFQALAALDRQIKSFNVGPNPYTWFTMEALEDTWRNLQKIIKERDVELAKEAQRQEENDKLRKEFAKHANAFHQWLAETRTSMMEGSGSLEQQLEATKRKTQEVRARRQDLKKIEDLGAILEEHLILDNRYTEHSTVGLAQQWDQLDQLGMRMQHNLEQQIQARNQSGVSEDALKEFSMMFKHFDKDKSGRLNHQEFKSCLRALGYDLPMMEEGQPDPEFENILDIVDPNRDGYVSLQEYMAFMISKETENVQSSEEIENAFRAITAADRPYVTKEELYANLTKEMADYCVARMKPYVDPKSERPITAALDYIEFTRTLFQN; from the exons ATGGATCAGATCACGCCTAAGGAGGTGAAGATTCTTGAGAATCCGGAGGACATCCAGGAGAGAAGAGAGCAAGTACTCGGACGATACGCCAACTTCAAGGCGGAGGCGCGAAACAAGCGGGACAAGCTCGAGGACTCCCGTCGCTTTCAA TATTTTAAGCGAGATGCGGATGAACTCGAGGGATGGATTTACGAGAAACTCCAGGCGGCATCGGACGAGAGTTACAAAGATCCGACTAATTTACAGGCAAAGATTCAGAAGCACCAGGCTTTTGAAGCGGAAGTCGCCGCTCATTCAAATGCCATCGTCCTGCTTGACAATACTGGTTCTGAAATGATAGCCCAACATCATTTTGCAAGCGATGTAATTCGCAAGAGATTAG AGGAATTACATCGTCTATGGGAGTTGCTGTTGTCTCGCTTGGCAGACAAAGGTCTGAAGTTACAGCAGGCCTTGGTTCTCGTACAGTTTATTCGTCACTGTGATGAGGTGATGTTTTGGATCCACGACAAGGAAGCTTTTGTAACGACCGATGAATTTGGACACGACTTGGAGCATGTGGAGGTGCTTCAAAGGAAATTTGACGAGTTCCAAAAAGACATGGCCAGTCAAGAGTATAGAGTTACAGAGGTGAACGAGTTGGCAGATAAGTTGCTATTAGACGGACATCCTGAACGTGACACCATTCTACGCAGAAAGGAAGAGCTCAATGAATCCTGGCAACGATTGAAACAATTGGCTACTCTGCGACAGGAGAAGCTCTTTGGAGCTCACGAAATCCAGAGATTTAATCGCGACGCCGATGAAACTATGGCTTGGATTGCTGAGAAGGATGTTGTTCTATCATCTGATGATTTCGGTCGAGATCTCGCCAGTGTCCAGACATTACAACGAAAGCACGAAGGTATCGAACGCGATTTAGCTGCTTTAGAAGATAAGGTATATACATTGGGCGCGGAAGCCGATCGTCTCGCCGCCATTCACGAAGCCGACCATTCCAAGCAAATTCAAGCTAAACGCGCCGAGATCTTGCAATCATGGGAAAGTCTGACCGCAAAAGCGAAAGAACGACGTCTCAAGCTTAACGAATCCTATTATCTACATAGATTCTTAGCCGATTATCGCGACTTGGTATCGTGGATGAATGATATGCGCGCCATCATTTCTGCGGACGAGCTAGCTAAAGATGTAGCAGGCGCTGAGGCTTTGGTCGACAGACACCAGGAACACAAGGGAGAAATTGATGCTAGAGCCGATAGCTTTGACGCAACTACATTGGCTGGTAATAAATTGTTGGAGAAAAAACATTATGCTGCCGAGGAAGTAGCACGGAAATTGAACTCCCTCGCCGAAGATAAGTCATCTCTCTTGAGTTTATGGGAGAAGAGGCGTATCTTGTACGAACAATGCGTGGATTTACAACTGTTCTATAGAGATACTGAGCAGGCGGATGCGTGGATGGCGAAACAGGAAGCATTTCTCGCCAACGAAGATCTAGGAGATTCTCTCGACAGTGTCGAGGCGCTCATTAAAAAACATGAAGACTTTGACAAATCCTTGGCAGCTCAGGAAGAGAAGATCAAAGTGCTTGACGATTTCGCTGGAAAGTTAATCGAGGGCGAACATTATGCTGCAGACGATGTGGCACAACGACGACAGCTACTACTGGAAAGAAGAGCCATTCTCCTTGAAAAATCAGCTCAAAGACGCCGTCGTCTAGAAGATGCGTACAAACTACAACAGTTTGAGAGAGACTGCGACGAAACCAAAGGCTGGGTTAACGAGAAGCTTAAATTCGCTACTGATGATAGTTATTTGGATCCAACAAATTTGAATGGTAAGGTTCAGAAACATCAGAATTTTGAACAGGAATTGAACGCGAATAAGACGCGCATGGAAGAGATGGTAGCTACCGGTCAGGAATTGATCGAAAGCGGTCACTATGCCAGCGATCGCATACGCACTCGTACAGATGAGATTGTGACATTGTGGGAGAGTCTAGCGCGCGCCACTGAGAAGAAAGGCGCGAAATTGCAGGAGGCTTCCCAACAACAACAGTTTAACCGAACGGTAGAAGATATTGAGCTGTGGCTCTCGGAAGTAGAAGGACAACTTATGTCGGAAGATTACGGCAAAGATCTGACCAGCGttcaaaatttgcagaaaaaacaTGCGCTCCTAGAAGCCGATGTGGCTTCTCACGCCGACAGAATAGACAGTATCGCTCAAGCAGCCGAGCAGTTTGTTAAATCGGGCCATTTTGACGCCGATAATATCAAAGCTAAACAGGAGCAATTGCAAGCTAGATACAACGCTCTACAACGTCCAATGAGTCTGAGGAAGCAACGACTTCTAGATTCCCTTCAAGTGCAACAGCTGTTCAGAGATATCGAGGACGAGGAAGCATGGATTCGCGAGAAGGAACCGGTCGCGGCGTCTACCAATCGCGGTCGCGATCTAATCGGCGTACAAAATCTTCAAAAGAAACATCAAGCTGTTTTGGCCGAGATTAATAATCACGAACCGAGAGTGGCCGCGGTATGTCAGGCGGGTTCGACAATGTTGCAAGAAGGACACTTTGCTGCCGAGGAGATCAATCAACGATTGGCGGCTTTGGACGAACACTGGGGGCAGTTGAAAGATAAGGCTCGGCAACGCAAGAATGATCTAGATGATTCATTGCAGGCGCATCAGTACTTTGCCGACGCGAACGAAGCTGAATCGTGGATGAAGGAGAAACGTCCTATAGTGATGAACAACGATTATGGAAAAGACGAGGATAGCTCCGAGGCTCTTCTAAAGAAGCACGAAGCCTTGGTCAGCGATTTGGAAGCATTCGCGAGCACCATCGCGGCACTGAAAGATCAAGCTGCAGCGTGCAGACAGCAAGAGACTCCTACAATCGATATCACCGGTAAGGAATGCGTCGTCGCTCTTTACGATTATACTGAGAAGTCTCCTAGGGAAGTATCTATGAAGAAGGGCGACACTTTGACTCTTCTCAATTCTAATAACAAAGACTGGTGGAAAGTCGAAGTGAATGATCGTCAAGGTTTTGTACCGGCGGCGTACGTGAAGCGCGTGGAACCTGAGGCGGGTCTCAGCGCTTCTCAGCAAAATTTGGCTAGAGAACAGAGTTCAATTGCCGCGCGACAAGCGCAGATTGAGGCACAGTATGATGATCTTTTGCGTCTAGCGCGCGAACGTCAAAATAAGCTCAACGAAACGGCCAAAGCTTATGTACTGGTGAGAGAGGCCGCGGAGTTGGCTACTTGGATCAAAGACAAGGAAAATCACGCGCAGGTGCAGGACGTAGGTGAGGATCTGGAACAGGTTGAAGTAATGCAGAAAAAGTTTGACGATTTTCAAGCCGATCTCAAAGCGAATGAGGTGCGTTTGGCCGAAATGAATGAAATCGCCGTACAGTTGATGAGCCTCGGACAAACCGAAGCGGCATTGAAAATTCAGACGCAGATCCAGGATCTGAACGAGAAATGGACCAGTCTGCAAACGCTCACTGCAGAACGTGCTAATCAGCTGGGTTCCGCTCATGAAGTACAACGATTCCATCGAGACGTTGACGAAACCAAAGATTGGATTCGCGAGAAAGACGCGGCACTGAATAATGATGATCTGGGCAAGGATTTGCGCAGCGTTCAGGCTCTGCAGCGTAAACATGAAGGTCTGGAAAGAGATTTAGCGGCTCTGGGAGACAAGATTAAGCAACTCGACGAAACAGCTAATCGCTTAATGCAGTCGCATCCGGAGACTGCAGAACAAACGTATGCCAAACAGAAGGAGATCAATGAAGAATGGACTCAACTGACAGCCAAAGCTAACAGCAGAAAAGAGAAACTTCTCGATTCATATGATCTGCAACGATTCCTCAGTGATTATCGTGATTTAATGGCCTGGATCAATTCAATGATGGGCTTGGTTGCTTCCGAGGAACTCGCATCAGACGTCACGGGCGCCGAAGCGTTGCTCGAACGTCACcag aatcaCAGAGCAGAGATAGACGCGCGATACGGCATACTTCCAGAG gaaCATCGAATGGAGATAGATGCTAGGGCTGGTACTTTCCAGGCGTTCGAATTGTTTGGTCAACAGCTATTGCAATCTAGTCACTATGCCAGTGTGGAGATATTGGAAAAACTCGAGTCCATGGCTGAAGCGCGACAGGAACTAGAAAAGGCTTGGATCCAACGGCGCATGCAGCTCGATCAGAATCTCGAGCTGCAGTTGTTCTGCAGAGATTGCGAGCAGGCGGAGAATTGGATGAGCGCGCGAGAAGCTTTCCTCAGTAGCGCAGATGCGGTGGACAGCAGCGACAATGTTGAAGCTCTCATTAAGAAGCACGAAGATTTTGACAAGGCGATTAATGCACACGAAGAGAAGATCGCTACTTTGCAAACTCTAGCTGATCAGCTGATCGCCGCCGAGCATTATGCCGCTAAACCCATCGACGAAAGACGTTGCCAAGTATTGGATCGCTGGCGACATTTGAAGGATGCTCTTATCGAGAAACGCTCCAAGTTAGGCGAATCTCAGACTTTGCAGCAGTTCTCTCGTGACGCCGACGAAATGGAAAATTGGATCGCCGAAAAGCTTCAATTGGCTACCGAGGAGAATTACAAGGATCCTGCCAATATACAATCGAAGCATCAGAAGCATCAAGCTTTCGAGGCCGAATTGGCTGCGAACGCAGATCGAATTCAATCGGTGCTCGCTATGGGAGGTAATCTGATCGAAAAGCATCAGTGTGCCGGCTCGGAGGATGCAGTTCAAAAGAGACTAGCATCCATCGCTGACCAATGGGAATACCTTACACAAAAGACCACGGAAAAGTCGATGAAATTGAAAGAAGCTAATAAACAACGTACTTATATCGCTGCCGTGAAAGATCTTGATTTTTGGCTCGGAGAAGTTGAAAGTTTGCTCACATCCGAAGATGCTGGCAAAGACTTGGCCTCAGTGCAGAATCTCATGAAGAAGCATCAACTTGTCGAGGCGGATATACAAGCGCACGAAGAAAGAATCAAAGATATGAATGCACAAGCCGATTCGTTGATTGAGAGCGGCCAATTTGATGCCGCTGGTATTCAGGAGAAACGACAAAGCATAAACGAGCGTTATGAACGAATTAGAAATCTTGCGGCACATAGACAGGCGAGACTTAATGAGGCCAACACTCTTCATCAATTCTTCCGCGATATCGCCGATGAAGAATCTTGGATCAAGGAAAAGAAGCTTCTCGTTGGATCGGATGACTACGGCCGCGATCTTACTGGTGTGCAGAACTTGAAGAAGAAACACAAAAGATTGGAAGCTGAACTCGGTAGCCACGAACCCGCTATACAAGCTGTTCAAGAAGCGGGAGAGAAATTAATGGACGTGTCAAATCTGGGAGTACCTGAAATCGAGCAGCGTTTAAAGCTTCTCAATCAAGCGTGGGCCGAATTGAAGCAATTGGCTGCCACTAGAGGACAAAAATTGGATGAATCTTTAACATATCAGCAGTTCCTCGCCAAGGTCGAAGAAGAGGAAGCATGGATTACGGAGAAGCAACAATTACTCTCCGTTGAAGATTACGGCGATACAATGGCAGCTGTTCAAGGTCTCTTAAAAAAGCACGATGCATTTGAGACTGATTTTGCGGCTCACGGTGAACGTTGCAAGGATATTTGCGAAGCTGGCGAAGCGCTGATCAAAGCTGGCAATCATCGAGCGGATGCTATTGGACAGAGATGCGCGCAACTACGCAATAAACTGGAGCAACTTGGAGCTCTTGCGGCCCGTAGAAAGACGCGGTTGAATGATAATTCGGCATACTTGCAGTTCATGTGGAAAGCCGATGTAGTCGAATCATGGATCGCCGACAAGGAGACCCACGTGCGTTCCGAAGAATTTGGCCGAGATTTATCCACCGTACAGACGCTACTCACGAAACAAGAGACCTTCGACGCTGGTCTCCATGCATTCGAGCACGAGGGTATCCAGAACATCACGTCATTGAAGGAAATGCTCGTTGATTCCGGCCACGATCAGACACCCAGCATACAGAAACGTCATGCTGATGTCATTACTCGTTGGCAGAAACTGTTGGCCGATTCTGATGCGAGGAAACAGCGTCTATTAAGAATGCAGGATCAGTTTAGACAGATCGAGGAGCTGTATCTGACATTCGCAAAGAAGGCGTCTGCATTTAACTCTTGGTTCGAGAACGCCGAGGAGGATCTGACGGATCCAGTGCGTTGCAACAGTATCGAGGAGATTCGCGCTCTTCGTGAGGCACACGCACAGTTCCAAGCCAGTTTGTCTTCGGCCGAAGCCGATTTCCAAGCCTTGGCTGCGCTTGACAGACAGATCAAGAGCTTCAATGTCGGGCCCAATCCATACACGTGGTTCACGATGGAGGCTTTGGAGGATACTTGGCGTAACttacaaaagataattaagGAACGCGATGTTGAACTTGCGAAGGAAGCGCAGCGGCAGGAGGAGAATGATAAATTACGTAAGGAATTCGCCAAGCACGCCAATGCTTTCCACCAATGGCTTGCGGAAACAAG AACATCTATGATGGAAGGTTCTGGATCTCTAGAACAGCAACTGGAAGCAACTAAG CGAAAAACTCAAGAAGTGCGCGCACGTCGTCAAGACTTAAAAAAGATCGAAGATCTGGGAGCTATTCTAGAGGAGCATCTAATTCTGGATAATCGTTATACGGAGCACAGTACCGTGGGATTGGCACAGCAATGGGACCAGTTGGATCAACTGGGAATGCGTATGCAACACAATTTGGAGCAGCAGATTCAAGCGCGAAATCAATCTGGTGTGTCTGAAGACGCGCTTAAAGAATTCTCTATGATGTTCAAGCACTTTGATAAGGACAAGAGCGGCCGTCTAAATCATCAAGAATTCAAATCGTGCCTCAGAGCTTTGGGTTATGATCTGCCCATGATGGAAGAAGGACAACCTGATCCAGAATTCGAGAACATATTAG ACATCGTAGATCCTAATAGAGATGGCTACGTATCATTGCAAGAATATATGGCATTTATGATCAGTAAGGAAACAGAGAATGTGCAAAGTTCGGAAGAAATAGAAAACGCGTTCCGAGCCATCACCGCAGCAGATCGGCCATATGTCACAAAGGAAGAATTATATGCT aaccTTACAAAAGAGATGGCCGACTACTGTGTCGCTCGTATGAAACCTTATGTAGATCCTAAATCAGAACGACCAATAACGGCAGCATTGGACTATATAGAATTTACACGTACTCTTTTCcagaattaa